In one window of Caenimonas aquaedulcis DNA:
- a CDS encoding lysylphosphatidylglycerol synthase domain-containing protein, whose product MTAARILPRNGLIDTEPARPTSWWTWAKRVMTLAFFIAVGVLMYHYAQNLDWDDILDSLRGTPVPALLIACGLAVASHLLYSCFDLIGKRYTGHDLPTLTVMAVNFVSYAFNLCIGSLVGGVGFRYRLYSRLGLSKGVITRIVSMSMLTNWLGYKLLAGLLFLIHPLALPPSWHMGNHGLQWAGAALVAISLAYIIACVRLGDHTWTVRGHEFYLPPWRMAVLQMFISCVNWSLMAGIIYVLLQQRVAYTDVLTVLLVGAIAGVIAHVPAGLGVFEFVFIALLSHQVSEGRLIAALLGYRAIYYIIPLAAASLLYLAMEIHAKRHPRYVAARRKDA is encoded by the coding sequence GTGACTGCCGCACGCATCTTGCCCCGCAACGGCCTGATCGACACCGAGCCGGCCCGCCCGACCTCGTGGTGGACCTGGGCCAAGCGCGTGATGACGCTCGCGTTCTTCATCGCGGTGGGCGTGCTGATGTACCACTACGCGCAGAACCTCGACTGGGACGACATCCTGGACTCGCTGCGCGGCACGCCGGTGCCCGCGCTGCTCATCGCGTGCGGGCTCGCCGTCGCGAGCCACCTGCTCTACAGCTGCTTCGACCTGATCGGCAAGCGCTACACGGGACACGACCTGCCCACGCTCACGGTGATGGCCGTGAACTTCGTGAGCTACGCGTTCAACCTGTGCATCGGCTCGCTCGTGGGCGGCGTGGGCTTTCGCTACCGGCTCTACTCGCGGCTCGGCCTGAGCAAGGGCGTCATCACGCGCATCGTGTCGATGAGCATGCTCACCAACTGGCTCGGCTACAAGCTGCTCGCGGGCCTGCTGTTCCTGATCCACCCGCTCGCGCTGCCGCCGAGCTGGCACATGGGCAACCACGGGTTGCAGTGGGCCGGCGCCGCGCTCGTCGCGATCTCGCTCGCGTACATCATCGCGTGCGTGCGCCTGGGCGACCACACCTGGACCGTGCGCGGCCACGAGTTCTACCTGCCGCCGTGGCGCATGGCCGTGCTGCAGATGTTCATCTCCTGCGTCAACTGGAGCCTGATGGCGGGCATCATCTATGTGCTGCTGCAGCAGCGCGTGGCCTACACCGACGTGCTCACCGTGCTGCTGGTCGGCGCGATCGCCGGCGTCATCGCGCACGTGCCGGCGGGCCTGGGCGTGTTCGAGTTCGTGTTCATCGCGCTGCTGTCGCACCAGGTCTCCGAGGGCCGGCTCATCGCCGCCCTGCTCGGCTACCGCGCGATCTACTACATCATCCCGCTGGCGGCGGCGTCGCTGCTGTACCTCGCCATGGAAATCCATGCAAAACGCCACCCGCGCTACGTCGCGGCGCGGCGCAAGGACGCCTGA
- a CDS encoding TIGR03915 family putative DNA repair protein — protein sequence MEALLASETDLAGFRHESQVLLAHQVPPESVVWHTARAENSDLFADPVSAADSRPQGVPKAASAIVPASFLRLCEVVVLHHDPERFALLYRLLWRLVHEPGLRHDPVDADMSHAHQMAQSVRRDIHKMKATLRLLPAPDGSGLQLAWYEPTHHILQTVAAWFAKRSPEVRFAIFSPERSVEWDGERLHWAPGVARTAAPSYDGPPDAWLARYRAVFDKDRARVAV from the coding sequence ATGGAAGCCCTGCTCGCCAGCGAAACCGACCTTGCGGGGTTCCGCCACGAGTCCCAGGTGCTGCTCGCGCACCAGGTGCCGCCCGAATCGGTGGTGTGGCACACCGCCCGCGCGGAGAACAGCGACCTCTTCGCGGACCCCGTGTCGGCCGCCGACAGCCGGCCGCAGGGAGTGCCCAAGGCGGCCTCCGCCATCGTGCCCGCGTCCTTCCTCCGGCTGTGCGAGGTGGTGGTGCTGCACCACGACCCCGAGCGCTTCGCGCTGCTGTACCGCCTGCTCTGGCGGCTGGTGCACGAGCCCGGCCTGCGCCACGACCCGGTGGATGCGGACATGTCGCACGCGCACCAGATGGCCCAATCGGTGCGCCGCGACATCCACAAAATGAAGGCGACGCTGCGCCTGCTTCCCGCGCCCGATGGCAGCGGCCTGCAGCTGGCCTGGTACGAGCCCACACATCACATCCTCCAGACCGTCGCCGCGTGGTTCGCCAAGCGTTCCCCGGAAGTGCGCTTCGCCATCTTCTCTCCCGAGCGTTCGGTCGAATGGGATGGCGAGCGCCTGCACTGGGCGCCGGGCGTGGCGCGCACCGCGGCGCCTTCGTACGACGGACCGCCGGACGCGTGGCTCGCCCGCTACCGCGCCGTGTTCGACAAGGACAGGGCTCGCGTGGCGGTGTGA
- a CDS encoding acyloxyacyl hydrolase, with protein MNIAKSLLLAVGMSGLPFLANAEPSAPKGVFVEGAGAEHGTYSATVGALWLWGWTRDTWAGEVSGISEVWVSHWSARAPAGGRDSFSQIGIQPLLRLRFDGGNSLWFMEGGVGLSYTDVMYRTQGKQFSTKFNFIDSIGVGRSFGPDRKREVSLRITHFSNASIKRPNPGENFLQLRYAIRF; from the coding sequence ATGAATATCGCCAAATCGCTGTTGCTCGCGGTAGGGATGTCCGGCCTGCCCTTCCTCGCGAACGCCGAACCGAGTGCGCCCAAGGGTGTGTTCGTCGAAGGCGCCGGGGCCGAACACGGTACCTACAGCGCGACGGTCGGCGCCTTGTGGCTGTGGGGCTGGACGCGCGACACCTGGGCAGGCGAGGTCTCGGGCATCTCCGAGGTGTGGGTGAGCCACTGGAGCGCGCGGGCACCTGCGGGGGGACGCGACAGCTTTTCGCAGATCGGCATCCAGCCGCTGCTGCGCCTGCGCTTCGACGGCGGCAATTCGCTGTGGTTCATGGAAGGCGGCGTGGGTCTGTCGTACACCGACGTGATGTACCGCACGCAGGGCAAGCAGTTCAGCACGAAGTTCAACTTCATCGACAGCATCGGCGTCGGCCGCAGCTTCGGTCCCGACCGCAAGCGCGAGGTGAGCCTGCGCATCACGCACTTCTCCAACGCGAGCATCAAGCGGCCGAACCCCGGCGAGAACTTCCTGCAGCTGCGCTACGCGATCCGGTTCTGA
- a CDS encoding heavy metal translocating P-type ATPase: MDTSTASTLDLGIGGMTCASCVTRVERALRKVPGVQDASVNLATETARVVYAGDASEARLRRAVRDAGYEPREQDALDEAPASPWAGFLPVGTGLLLSLPLVVPMGGELLGLHWMMLPAWLQFALATPVQFVLGARFYRAGWHALKAGTGNMDLLVALGTTAGWALSVWLWLAGAGEHLYFEASAVVITLVLLGKWLETRAKRQTTAAIRALHALRPEKAHVIAADGSESDLPASEVLAGDRLAVRPGERIPADGLVLEGRTQVDESMLTGEPLPQSRGVGAKLTGGTINGDGRVVLQVTAVGAETVLAHIIRLVEDAQAAKAPIQRLVDQVSAVFVPVVIAIALATLAGWLAMGAPLETALIRAVAVLVIACPCALGLATPAAIMAGTGVAARHGILIKDAQALELAHRVDTVAFDKTGTLTVGRPRLVGFAAAPGVDEAQALSAAASLQGGSEHPLARAVVALAQERGVPMTPATDVSAVAGRGTQGDVAGRHVLIASLRWMEELGVPPGPLEAQAQAWRGAGSTLSALLVQRAEGLALEALMAFADEPKPEAAQALAGLRARGLRLAMISGDNRPAALAMAHRLGLRDDEVMAEVLPGDKAARVAQLRADGHVVAMVGDGVNDAPALAAADVGLAMGTGTDVAMHAAGITLMRGDVGLVGAALDISRRTVGKIRQNLFWAFAYNVAGIPLAALGYLNPVLAGAAMALSSVSVMTNALLLRRWRAGSS, from the coding sequence ATGGACACTTCAACTGCCTCCACCCTGGACCTCGGCATCGGCGGGATGACCTGCGCTTCCTGCGTCACGCGCGTGGAACGCGCGCTCAGGAAGGTGCCCGGCGTGCAGGACGCGAGCGTCAACCTGGCGACCGAAACCGCGCGCGTCGTCTACGCCGGCGATGCGAGCGAAGCACGCCTGCGCCGGGCCGTGCGCGACGCCGGCTACGAGCCGCGCGAACAGGACGCGCTGGACGAAGCGCCGGCGTCGCCCTGGGCGGGCTTCCTGCCGGTGGGGACGGGCCTGCTGCTGTCGCTGCCGCTCGTCGTTCCCATGGGCGGCGAGCTCCTGGGCCTGCACTGGATGATGCTGCCGGCGTGGCTGCAGTTCGCGCTGGCGACGCCGGTGCAGTTCGTGCTCGGCGCGCGTTTCTATCGCGCGGGCTGGCATGCGCTCAAGGCGGGCACGGGCAACATGGACCTGCTGGTCGCGCTCGGCACCACGGCCGGCTGGGCCCTGTCCGTCTGGCTGTGGCTGGCGGGCGCGGGCGAGCACCTGTACTTCGAGGCGTCCGCCGTCGTCATCACGCTCGTGCTGCTGGGCAAGTGGCTGGAGACGCGGGCGAAGCGCCAGACCACCGCCGCGATTCGTGCGCTGCACGCGCTGCGCCCCGAGAAGGCGCATGTGATCGCCGCCGACGGCAGCGAGAGCGACCTGCCCGCCTCCGAAGTGCTGGCCGGCGACCGGTTGGCGGTGCGCCCAGGCGAACGCATCCCGGCGGACGGCCTGGTGCTGGAGGGCCGGACGCAGGTCGACGAATCCATGCTCACCGGGGAGCCGCTGCCGCAATCGCGCGGCGTGGGCGCGAAGCTCACGGGCGGCACGATCAACGGCGACGGCCGGGTCGTGCTGCAGGTGACGGCGGTCGGCGCCGAAACCGTGCTCGCGCACATCATCCGCCTGGTGGAGGACGCGCAGGCGGCGAAGGCGCCGATCCAGCGGCTGGTGGACCAGGTGTCTGCGGTCTTCGTGCCGGTCGTGATCGCCATTGCGCTCGCGACGCTGGCGGGCTGGCTCGCGATGGGCGCGCCGCTGGAAACGGCGCTGATCCGCGCCGTCGCGGTGCTGGTGATCGCCTGCCCCTGCGCGCTGGGCCTCGCCACACCCGCCGCGATCATGGCCGGCACGGGCGTCGCCGCGCGCCACGGCATCCTCATCAAGGACGCCCAGGCGCTCGAGCTCGCGCATCGCGTGGACACCGTCGCTTTCGACAAGACGGGCACCTTGACCGTCGGGCGCCCGCGCCTCGTGGGATTCGCCGCCGCGCCCGGCGTCGACGAGGCGCAGGCGCTGTCCGCCGCCGCGAGCCTGCAGGGCGGCAGCGAGCACCCGCTGGCCCGCGCGGTGGTGGCGCTCGCGCAGGAGCGCGGCGTGCCGATGACGCCCGCCACGGACGTGAGCGCGGTGGCCGGCCGCGGGACGCAAGGCGACGTCGCGGGCAGGCATGTGCTGATCGCCAGCCTGCGCTGGATGGAAGAACTCGGCGTGCCGCCGGGCCCGCTGGAAGCGCAGGCGCAGGCCTGGCGCGGCGCCGGCTCCACCCTGTCCGCGTTGCTCGTGCAGCGTGCCGAAGGCCTGGCCCTGGAGGCGCTCATGGCCTTCGCGGATGAACCCAAGCCGGAGGCCGCGCAGGCGCTGGCGGGGTTGCGGGCGCGGGGCCTGCGCCTCGCGATGATCTCCGGCGACAACCGGCCCGCCGCGCTCGCCATGGCGCATCGCCTCGGGCTGCGCGACGACGAGGTGATGGCCGAAGTGCTGCCTGGCGACAAGGCCGCGCGCGTCGCGCAACTGCGCGCCGATGGACACGTGGTCGCGATGGTCGGGGACGGCGTCAACGATGCGCCCGCGCTCGCCGCCGCCGATGTGGGCCTGGCGATGGGCACGGGCACCGACGTCGCGATGCACGCGGCGGGCATCACCCTGATGCGGGGCGACGTGGGCCTGGTCGGCGCCGCGCTGGACATCTCGCGCCGCACCGTGGGCAAGATCCGCCAGAACCTCTTCTGGGCCTTCGCATACAACGTCGCCGGCATCCCCCTGGCCGCGCTCGGCTACCTGAACCCGGTGCTGGCGGGCGCGGCCATGGCGCTGTCCAGCGTGAGCGTGATGACGAATGCACTCCTGCTGCGGCGGTGGCGGGCGGGGAGTTCTTAG
- the cueR gene encoding Cu(I)-responsive transcriptional regulator produces MSTTAWPVNIGTASQMSGVSAKMVRHYESLGLLPEVGRTEAGYRQYTEAEVHTLRFIRRARDLGFSMHDIGELASLWHNRRRASSSVRKVAQRHADELTQRIEAMQAMQRTLQHLIHCCHGDDRPDCPILDDLSGLHTG; encoded by the coding sequence ATGAGCACGACCGCCTGGCCGGTCAACATCGGCACGGCGTCCCAGATGTCGGGCGTGTCGGCCAAGATGGTCCGGCACTACGAATCCCTCGGGCTGCTGCCGGAGGTGGGCCGGACCGAAGCCGGTTATCGGCAGTACACGGAAGCCGAAGTGCACACCTTGCGCTTCATCCGCCGCGCGCGCGACCTGGGCTTTTCCATGCACGACATCGGGGAGCTCGCGAGCCTCTGGCACAACCGCCGCCGCGCGAGCAGCAGCGTGCGCAAGGTGGCGCAGCGCCACGCCGACGAGTTGACGCAGCGCATCGAGGCCATGCAGGCGATGCAGCGAACGCTGCAGCACCTGATCCATTGCTGCCATGGGGACGACCGGCCGGATTGCCCGATCCTCGACGACCTGTCGGGGCTGCACACGGGCTGA
- a CDS encoding response regulator transcription factor, protein MRILLVEDDAVLRDVMLRSLADAGHRVDQAGSMEEAAHWWRVQPFDAVLLDLNLPLSSNPRSGLGNGLVLLRDARARGDRTPVLVLTARDRTEERIAGLDAGADDYLGKPFDLAEVEARLRALVRRTQGTEDRVELGQLTLDRKARRFFLGGQPWDLPAREFEVLWELMTPPGHVVSKKVLSDKLSQADAALGDNALEAFVSRLRKKLADSSVGIRTLRGLGYVIEENG, encoded by the coding sequence ATGCGAATCCTGCTCGTGGAAGATGACGCCGTCCTGCGGGACGTGATGCTGCGCAGCCTTGCCGATGCGGGGCACCGGGTCGACCAGGCCGGCTCGATGGAGGAGGCCGCGCACTGGTGGCGCGTCCAGCCCTTCGATGCCGTGTTGCTCGACCTGAACCTGCCCCTCTCGTCCAACCCGCGCAGCGGCCTGGGCAACGGCCTCGTGCTGCTGCGGGACGCCCGGGCGCGCGGCGACCGCACCCCGGTGCTGGTGCTCACCGCCCGCGACCGCACCGAGGAGCGCATCGCCGGCCTGGACGCCGGCGCGGACGATTACCTCGGAAAACCCTTCGACCTCGCCGAAGTCGAGGCACGACTGCGCGCCCTCGTGCGCCGCACCCAGGGCACCGAAGACCGCGTGGAGCTCGGGCAGCTCACGCTGGACCGCAAGGCCCGCCGCTTCTTCCTCGGCGGCCAGCCCTGGGACCTGCCCGCGCGCGAGTTCGAGGTGCTGTGGGAACTCATGACGCCCCCCGGCCACGTGGTGAGCAAGAAGGTGCTCTCGGACAAGCTCTCGCAGGCCGACGCGGCCCTGGGCGACAACGCGCTCGAAGCCTTCGTCTCGCGCCTGCGCAAGAAGCTCGCGGACAGCAGTGTCGGCATCCGCACGCTGCGCGGCCTCGGGTATGTCATCGAGGAAAATGGATGA
- a CDS encoding flavodoxin family protein, giving the protein MTTIRTGQAPGHVARDAFHELFMQAFFDPVYRQEKDAIARLEQLAWDAYEDGRKAPVTQKAGPGFADPDYDLSIDWRAARDKLVAAQDAWSRPSTPSRVLLVCGSSRNDGTCPGEISKTFRLVQLAREILEADGIEVEVLDLSRITSDYDRHIHPCKGCVSTAMPLCHWPCSCYPNHSLRQTGDWMNDIYEMWVKAHGVILMTPVYWYQAASPLKLMIDRLVCADGGNPDPSSTHGKKAQEAKDIELKGWDYPKHLAGRTYGVVVHGDVAGIDSVRRAICDWLDWMGLVDAGHYARLDRYIGYFEPYATSHDALDANEAMQEEVRNVARSVSVAVQDLRAGKLSQPGAQLKNPRPK; this is encoded by the coding sequence ATGACCACGATCCGAACAGGCCAGGCGCCCGGCCATGTGGCGCGCGACGCGTTCCACGAGCTCTTCATGCAGGCCTTCTTCGACCCGGTCTACCGGCAGGAGAAAGATGCGATCGCGCGGCTCGAGCAGCTGGCGTGGGACGCGTACGAAGACGGCCGCAAGGCGCCCGTCACGCAGAAGGCGGGTCCTGGTTTCGCGGACCCCGACTACGACCTTTCCATCGACTGGCGTGCCGCGCGCGACAAGCTGGTCGCCGCGCAGGACGCCTGGTCGCGGCCCTCCACCCCTTCGCGCGTGCTGCTGGTATGCGGGTCGTCGCGCAACGACGGGACCTGCCCCGGCGAGATCTCCAAGACCTTCCGCCTGGTCCAGCTGGCACGCGAGATCCTGGAGGCCGACGGCATCGAGGTGGAAGTACTCGACCTCAGCCGCATCACTTCGGATTACGACCGCCACATCCACCCCTGCAAGGGCTGCGTCTCCACCGCAATGCCGCTGTGCCACTGGCCGTGCAGCTGCTACCCCAACCATTCGCTGCGGCAGACCGGCGACTGGATGAACGACATCTACGAGATGTGGGTGAAGGCGCACGGCGTGATCCTGATGACGCCGGTGTACTGGTACCAGGCCGCCAGCCCGCTCAAGCTGATGATCGACCGCCTCGTCTGCGCGGACGGCGGCAACCCGGACCCGAGCTCCACGCACGGCAAGAAGGCGCAGGAGGCGAAGGACATCGAACTGAAGGGATGGGACTACCCCAAGCACCTTGCGGGCAGGACCTACGGTGTCGTGGTGCACGGCGACGTCGCGGGGATCGACTCGGTGCGCCGCGCGATCTGCGACTGGCTGGACTGGATGGGGCTGGTCGACGCGGGCCACTATGCGCGGCTGGACCGGTACATCGGCTACTTCGAGCCCTACGCGACCAGCCACGACGCACTGGATGCGAACGAGGCGATGCAGGAGGAAGTGCGCAATGTGGCGCGCAGTGTGTCGGTTGCCGTGCAGGACCTGCGTGCCGGCAAGCTCAGCCAGCCCGGTGCGCAGTTGAAGAACCCGCGCCCGAAGTGA
- a CDS encoding endonuclease/exonuclease/phosphatase family protein, translating into MTDTAASTPPLTVMTVNTHKGFTTFNRKFILPELREAVRKVGADVVFLQEVLGTHEEHGSRVENWPDAPQYEFLADSIWPQFAYGRNMVYPKGHHGNAIMSKYPIVHHQNHDVSILGPEKRGMLHCELEMPGAQQNVHAICVHLGLAESHRQQQLQLLCEIIKTEIPEGAPLIVAGDFNDWRRRAHDVLWRDAGLKEVFVTAYGEPAKTFPARFPLLALDRIYVRNASVHLPVVLPRNPWSHLSDHAPLVAEIHL; encoded by the coding sequence ATGACAGACACAGCGGCGAGCACGCCCCCGCTGACCGTGATGACGGTCAACACGCACAAGGGGTTCACGACCTTCAACCGCAAGTTCATCCTGCCCGAACTGCGCGAAGCGGTGCGCAAGGTCGGGGCCGACGTGGTCTTCCTGCAGGAGGTGCTCGGCACGCACGAGGAACACGGCAGCCGTGTCGAGAACTGGCCCGACGCGCCGCAATACGAATTCCTCGCGGACAGCATCTGGCCGCAGTTCGCGTACGGCCGCAACATGGTGTATCCCAAGGGACACCACGGCAACGCGATCATGTCCAAGTACCCGATCGTGCACCACCAGAACCACGACGTGTCCATCCTCGGCCCCGAGAAGCGCGGCATGCTGCATTGCGAACTCGAGATGCCCGGCGCGCAGCAGAACGTGCACGCGATCTGCGTCCACCTGGGCCTGGCGGAATCGCACCGGCAGCAGCAGCTTCAGCTCCTGTGCGAGATCATCAAGACCGAAATCCCCGAAGGCGCGCCGCTGATCGTGGCGGGCGACTTCAACGACTGGCGCCGCCGCGCGCACGACGTCCTCTGGCGCGATGCCGGGTTGAAGGAAGTGTTCGTGACCGCCTACGGCGAGCCGGCCAAGACCTTCCCGGCGCGCTTTCCCCTGCTCGCGCTGGACCGCATCTACGTCCGCAACGCCTCGGTGCACCTGCCCGTCGTGCTGCCGCGCAACCCGTGGTCGCACCTGTCGGACCATGCGCCCCTCGTCGCGGAGATCCACCTGTGA
- the clsB gene encoding cardiolipin synthase ClsB: protein MSPKWIPGNDIQLLENGEEFFPRVFACIANAQKEVLLETFILFEDKVGLQLHEALVAAARRGVQVDITIDGFGSPDLSERFLSTLAEAGVRIHVFDPGKRLFGWRFNMIRRMHRKIVVVDGAVAFVGGINYSADHLGDFGPEAKQDYSVEIRGPLVAEIHRFAHTALTQGQRYQRMRHWWRHRRGLRANANDVPPEGTAAAMLVVRDNGEHASDIERHYRIAIRAAKRRVVIANAYFFPGYRLMRELRRAARRGVEVHLILQGQPDMPIVKTAAEMLYHRLLAAGVHVHEYCDRPLHGKVALMDDEWATVGSSNLDPLSLALNLEANVIIRDRQFNRTLYERLHHLMRNSCNCVSREQLGPLRGWKMVQSFVAYHFTRLYPGWASWLPRHVPRLLPALGDRLQHAYAHGPKD from the coding sequence ATGAGCCCGAAATGGATCCCGGGCAACGACATCCAGCTGCTGGAGAACGGCGAGGAGTTCTTCCCCCGCGTCTTCGCGTGCATCGCGAATGCGCAAAAGGAAGTGCTGCTCGAAACCTTCATCCTGTTCGAGGACAAGGTCGGCCTGCAGCTGCACGAGGCGCTCGTGGCGGCCGCGAGGCGCGGCGTGCAGGTCGACATCACGATCGACGGCTTCGGCTCGCCCGACCTGTCCGAGCGATTCCTCTCCACGCTCGCCGAAGCGGGCGTGCGCATCCACGTGTTCGATCCGGGCAAGCGCCTGTTCGGCTGGCGCTTCAACATGATCCGCCGCATGCACCGCAAGATCGTGGTCGTCGACGGCGCGGTGGCCTTCGTCGGCGGCATCAACTACTCGGCCGACCATCTCGGCGATTTCGGCCCCGAGGCGAAGCAGGACTACTCGGTGGAGATCCGCGGGCCGCTGGTCGCGGAGATCCACCGCTTCGCCCACACGGCCCTCACGCAGGGCCAGCGCTACCAGCGCATGCGCCACTGGTGGCGGCACCGGCGCGGGCTGCGCGCGAACGCGAACGACGTGCCGCCCGAAGGCACGGCCGCCGCGATGCTCGTGGTGCGCGACAACGGCGAGCATGCGAGCGACATCGAGCGCCACTACCGCATCGCCATCCGCGCGGCCAAGCGCCGCGTGGTCATCGCCAACGCCTACTTCTTCCCCGGCTACCGGCTCATGCGCGAGCTGCGGCGCGCCGCGCGCCGCGGCGTGGAGGTGCACCTCATCCTGCAAGGGCAGCCCGACATGCCCATCGTGAAAACCGCCGCCGAGATGCTGTACCACCGCCTGCTCGCCGCGGGCGTGCACGTGCACGAATACTGCGACCGGCCGCTGCACGGCAAGGTCGCGCTGATGGATGACGAATGGGCCACCGTCGGCTCCAGCAATCTGGACCCGCTCAGCCTCGCGCTCAACCTCGAGGCGAACGTGATCATCCGCGACCGCCAATTCAACCGCACCCTGTACGAGCGGCTGCACCACCTCATGCGCAACAGCTGCAACTGCGTGAGCCGCGAGCAGCTCGGCCCGCTCAGGGGCTGGAAGATGGTGCAGAGCTTCGTCGCCTACCACTTCACCCGCCTGTATCCGGGCTGGGCCTCGTGGCTGCCGCGGCACGTGCCGCGCCTGCTGCCGGCGCTCGGCGACCGGCTGCAGCACGCCTACGCGCACGGGCCGAAGGACTGA
- a CDS encoding Spy/CpxP family protein refolding chaperone, translating to MKYAPKHLIAASLMALGFAAAAQTPAAPAPQGGPGQMQGEHRGMREHHGRFDPAKMQERMARRQAALKQKLQITPAQESAWTAFTTAMKPPANMQRPNREEFQKLTTPERIDRMRAMRSARMAEMDKRADATKAFYATLSPEQKKVFDAETARGRRHGERHHKG from the coding sequence ATGAAATACGCCCCCAAGCACCTCATCGCCGCCAGCCTGATGGCGCTCGGCTTCGCTGCCGCCGCACAAACGCCCGCCGCCCCGGCGCCCCAGGGCGGGCCCGGCCAGATGCAAGGCGAACACCGCGGGATGCGCGAGCACCACGGCCGCTTCGATCCGGCGAAGATGCAGGAACGCATGGCGCGCCGCCAGGCTGCGCTGAAGCAGAAGCTGCAGATCACCCCCGCGCAGGAGAGCGCCTGGACCGCCTTCACCACGGCGATGAAGCCGCCGGCGAACATGCAGCGCCCGAACCGCGAGGAGTTCCAGAAGCTCACGACGCCCGAGCGCATCGACCGCATGCGCGCGATGCGCAGCGCCCGCATGGCGGAGATGGACAAGCGCGCCGACGCCACCAAGGCGTTCTATGCGACCCTGTCGCCGGAACAGAAAAAGGTCTTCGATGCGGAGACCGCGCGCGGCCGTCGCCACGGCGAGCGCCACCACAAGGGTTGA
- a CDS encoding heavy-metal-associated domain-containing protein, translated as MNQTFDVQGMSCGHCERAVTQAVKALDAAARVRVDLATGKVQVETDQPREAVARAIAQEGYQVAAA; from the coding sequence ATGAACCAGACATTCGACGTGCAAGGCATGAGCTGCGGCCATTGCGAGCGTGCCGTCACCCAGGCCGTCAAGGCGCTCGACGCCGCGGCCAGGGTGCGGGTCGACCTCGCGACGGGCAAGGTGCAGGTGGAGACGGACCAGCCGCGCGAGGCCGTCGCCCGCGCCATCGCGCAGGAGGGCTACCAGGTGGCGGCGGCATGA